In Pectinophora gossypiella chromosome 17, ilPecGoss1.1, whole genome shotgun sequence, one DNA window encodes the following:
- the LOC126374676 gene encoding pickpocket protein 28-like: MTEDFSHMSPKGYQLQGPNEPQKLHLQEKEAPKLRKTPRPFRDNLREFMSNTTLHGFRYILDDQYTWVERLWWVVMVITSVVVCAIFIHKVWVKWDETPVIVSFADTSNSVWHIPFPAVTLCSETKPRQRVFNFTKASFDRWADPTTISPEDLQTYYDMLLLCNNDRSDGPDFANVSAIKTLQRLAPTLDEVFLACLWDNLTCPQMFTHTLTKDGYCFTFNMLSAEEMFRMENLHKDYYHVAGHNRSEWTLERGYPQDASVNTYPLRGPSYGGVEFEVILLTDIRDLDQVCRGPVQGFKIWLHNPAELPNMGQNFFRLPIKFQSAAAITPRVMDTSEGLRHYPPRKRQCYFPEERYLRFFRTYTQRNCELECSSNHTARRCDCVPLYMPHGPETKVCGGGKKSCIIQALEELSLSKSSLKPESKEEVHQCDCLQACTELKYDAEVSQAVYDLTTYRRNPNPDIANESRLPSGLVVYFAEELFTSLRRSELYGGVDFLANCGGIMGLFMGFSFLSLVEIIYYFTMRLWCQIRRSATVVAAE, from the exons ATGACTGAAGACTTTAG TCACATGTCGCCGAAAGGCTACCAGCTGCAGGGGCCGAATGAGCCCCAGAAACTTCATTTGCAAGAGAAAGAGGCGCCCAAGCTGAGGAAAACGCCTCGACCCTTTCGTGACAACCTGCGGGAGTTCATGTCGAACACCACGCTCCATGGGTTCCGGTATATCCTGGATGATCAGTACACGTGGGTGGAAAG GTTATGGTGGGTGGTGATGGTGATAACCAGCGTGGTGGTATGCGCCATCTTCATCCACAAGGTGTGGGTCAAATGGGACGAGACGCCGGTCATCGTCTCCTTCGCTGACACCTCCAACTCCGTGTGGCAT ATTCCTTTCCCAGCTGTAACCTTGTGCAGCGAGACAAAGCCTCGACAGAGAGTGTTTAACTTTACCAAAGCATCTTTCGATCGATGGGCTGATCCTACGACCATCAGTCCTGAAGa TTTGCAAACTTATTACGACATGTTGTTGTTATGTAACAACGATCGAAGTGATGGTCCAGATTTTGCCAATGTGAGCGCTATCAAAACTCTACAGAGG CTGGCGCCAACCCTAGACGAGGTGTTCCTAGCGTGCCTGTGGGATAACCTGACGTGTCCACAGATGTTCACCCACACGCTCACCAAGGACGGCTACTGCTTCACCTTCAACATGCTCTCCGCTGAAGAGATGTTCCGAATGgagaa TCTTCACAAGGATTATTATCACGTAGCAGGACATAACAGAAGCGAATGGACTTTAGAAAGGGGATATCCTCAAGACGCTTCCGTCAACACCTACCCTCTAAGAGGTCCG AGTTATGGAGGTGTGGAGTTCGAGGTTATTCTACTGACGGACATTCGAGATTTGGATCAAGTTTGCCGAGGACCCGTGCAAGGATTTAAA ATCTGGCTCCACAACCCGGCAGAGTTACCAAACATGGGCCAGAACTTCTTCCGTCTACCCATCAAATTTCAATCCGCCGCGGCTATCACCCCTAGAGTCATGGACACTTCAGAGGGGCTGAGGCACTATCCTCCGCGCAA GCGTCAGTGTTACTTTCCGGAGGAAAGGTACCTCCGCTTCTTCCGGACTTATACCCAGAGGAACTGCGAGCTGGAGTGTTCTTCCAACCACACTGCGAGGCGGTGCGACTGTGTGCCTCTGTATATGCCTC aTGGCCCGGAGACGAAAGTATGCGGCGGTGGCAAAAAGAGTTGCATAATTCAAGCTTTAG AGGAGCTCTCGCTATCCAAGTCCTCGTTAAAACCGGAGTCGAAGGAGGAAGTCCACCAATGCGACTGTCTGCAAGCTTGCACCGAGTTGAAGTATGACGCTGAGGTGTCCCAGGCGGTGTACGACCTCACCACTTACAGGAGGAATCCTAACCCTGATATTGCTAATGAATC GAGGCTACCGTCAGGGCTGGTGGTCTACTTCGCCGAGGAGTTGTTCACGTCACTGCGCCGCTCGGAGCTGTACGGCGGCGTGGACTTCCTCGCCAACTGCGGCGGTATCATGGGGCTGTTCATGGGCTTCTCCTTCCTTAGTCTTGTTGAGATCATCTACTATTTCACTATGAG ATTATGGTGTCAAATACGAAGGTCTGCTACAGTTGTTGCAGCAgagtaa